In Nicotiana tabacum cultivar K326 chromosome 11, ASM71507v2, whole genome shotgun sequence, a single window of DNA contains:
- the LOC107793574 gene encoding uncharacterized protein LOC107793574 isoform X2, translated as MSQIFQEPKGLKPMPAGFSSHHQSCRGKQRKMDEQGGNKVTGIKQIVRLKEFLSKWQNATLGPKGNNNDNNNNLGSSSKRSSNSPGGISPSISMRLRNYNIYCDSDEESCQSPEPPHGVPRGYLAVYVGPELRRFIIPTSYLSDPLFKLLLEKVEEEFGFDHTGGLTIPCEIETFKFLMQCMENHQRDQAADRHDVDSAGSSPVEE; from the exons ATGAGTCAAATTTTCCAAGAGCCTAAGGGCTTAAAACCAATGCCAGCTGGATTTTCTTCTCATCATCAATCTTGCCGTGGTAAGCAAAGgaaaatggatgagcaaggaggAAACAAAGTGACTGGAATTAAGCAGATTGTAAGACTGAAAGAATTTCTAAGCAAATGGCAAAATGCCACACTTGGCCCCAAGGgaaacaacaacgacaacaataaTAATCTTGGATCATCGTCGAAACGCAGTAGCAATTCCCCTGGAGGAATATCACCTTCGATTAGTATGAGGCTAAGGAACTACAATATATATTGTGATTCGGATGAGGAGAGTTGTCAAAGTCCAGAGCCACCCCATGGTGTCCCTAGAGGCTATTTGGCTGTTTATGTTGGACCAGAGCTTCGGAGGTTTATAATTCCCACAAGCTATCTTAGTGATCCATTGTTCAAATTGTTGCTTGAAAAAGTTGAGGAAGAGTTTGGGTTTGATCATACTGGTGGACTCACTATACCTTGTGAAATTGAGACTTTCAAGTTCCTCATGCAGTGCATGGAGAATCATCAGAGAGATCAAGCTGCTGATCGTCATGACGTGGATTCTG CTGGATCTTCGCCAGTTGAGGAATGA
- the LOC107793574 gene encoding uncharacterized protein LOC107793574 isoform X1 — protein MSQIFQEPKGLKPMPAGFSSHHQSCRGKQRKMDEQGGNKVTGIKQIVRLKEFLSKWQNATLGPKGNNNDNNNNLGSSSKRSSNSPGGISPSISMRLRNYNIYCDSDEESCQSPEPPHGVPRGYLAVYVGPELRRFIIPTSYLSDPLFKLLLEKVEEEFGFDHTGGLTIPCEIETFKFLMQCMENHQRDQAADRHDVDSVSQVALDHVQSYSCGWSGS, from the exons ATGAGTCAAATTTTCCAAGAGCCTAAGGGCTTAAAACCAATGCCAGCTGGATTTTCTTCTCATCATCAATCTTGCCGTGGTAAGCAAAGgaaaatggatgagcaaggaggAAACAAAGTGACTGGAATTAAGCAGATTGTAAGACTGAAAGAATTTCTAAGCAAATGGCAAAATGCCACACTTGGCCCCAAGGgaaacaacaacgacaacaataaTAATCTTGGATCATCGTCGAAACGCAGTAGCAATTCCCCTGGAGGAATATCACCTTCGATTAGTATGAGGCTAAGGAACTACAATATATATTGTGATTCGGATGAGGAGAGTTGTCAAAGTCCAGAGCCACCCCATGGTGTCCCTAGAGGCTATTTGGCTGTTTATGTTGGACCAGAGCTTCGGAGGTTTATAATTCCCACAAGCTATCTTAGTGATCCATTGTTCAAATTGTTGCTTGAAAAAGTTGAGGAAGAGTTTGGGTTTGATCATACTGGTGGACTCACTATACCTTGTGAAATTGAGACTTTCAAGTTCCTCATGCAGTGCATGGAGAATCATCAGAGAGATCAAGCTGCTGATCGTCATGACGTGGATTCTG TTTCACAAGTAGCTCTAGATCATGTTCAGTCATACTCATGTGGGTGGAGTGGGAGTTAG